A single genomic interval of Bradyrhizobium sp. AZCC 1693 harbors:
- a CDS encoding aldo/keto reductase, producing MLFVEANGAKIPAIGLGTWELRGRACARLVEQALRLGYRHIDTAQMYDNEREVGEGLRLAGVKRDQVFLTTKIWPSHFAPHDLERSAKESLVRLRLTEVDLLLLHWPSPQVPLVETLGALARVRQQGLARHIGVSNFTVALIEEAVALCPEPLVCDQVEYHPYLDQSKVREACARHDMALVAYSPVARGRIKSDRALLRIGDRYRKTAAQICLRWLVQQGVAAIPRTSKLERLSENIEIFDFELSEADMQQISAMGSAGGRLTDFGFAPKWD from the coding sequence ATGCTGTTTGTCGAAGCCAATGGCGCAAAAATTCCGGCGATCGGGCTGGGCACCTGGGAATTGCGCGGACGCGCCTGCGCGCGCCTCGTCGAGCAGGCATTGCGGCTCGGCTATCGCCATATCGACACCGCACAGATGTACGACAACGAACGCGAGGTCGGCGAAGGACTGCGCCTTGCGGGCGTCAAGCGCGATCAGGTCTTCCTCACCACCAAGATCTGGCCCTCGCATTTCGCGCCCCACGATCTGGAGCGTTCAGCCAAGGAAAGCCTGGTGCGACTGCGCCTGACCGAGGTCGACCTGTTGCTGCTGCACTGGCCGAGCCCGCAGGTGCCGCTGGTGGAGACGCTGGGCGCGCTGGCGCGGGTCAGGCAGCAGGGGCTCGCGCGGCATATCGGCGTGTCCAATTTCACCGTGGCCCTGATCGAGGAGGCGGTGGCTTTATGTCCGGAACCGCTGGTGTGCGACCAGGTCGAGTACCATCCCTATCTCGACCAGAGCAAGGTGAGGGAGGCCTGCGCGCGCCACGACATGGCGCTGGTGGCCTATAGTCCGGTCGCCAGGGGCCGCATCAAGAGCGACCGCGCCTTGCTGCGGATCGGCGACCGCTATCGCAAGACGGCGGCGCAAATCTGCCTGCGCTGGCTGGTGCAGCAGGGCGTGGCGGCGATACCGCGAACGTCGAAACTCGAGCGACTCTCGGAGAACATCGAGATCTTCGATTTCGAGCTGTCGGAAGCGGACATGCAGCAGATTTCCGCCATGGGCAGCGCCGGCGGCCGGCTCACGGATTTCGGATTTGCGCCGAAATGGGATTGA
- a CDS encoding helix-turn-helix domain-containing protein: MQRLRLKADGRIVELRDGQEFPLAPMMPESKPATLSALPDATPGETGTLPAVRDLRRRAQLTQIEFAARLGVPVETIRNWEQGKRVPRGPARALLAVIAHSPETVFAALATEPEPV, translated from the coding sequence ATGCAGCGCTTGCGGCTGAAAGCGGATGGACGGATCGTCGAACTGCGGGACGGGCAGGAGTTCCCGCTTGCGCCGATGATGCCCGAGTCCAAGCCCGCGACGCTTTCAGCCTTGCCTGATGCAACGCCGGGCGAAACCGGCACGCTGCCGGCCGTGCGTGACCTGCGCCGCCGCGCGCAGCTGACGCAGATCGAATTCGCGGCACGGCTCGGCGTGCCCGTCGAAACCATCCGGAACTGGGAGCAGGGCAAGCGTGTGCCCCGAGGGCCGGCGCGGGCGTTGCTCGCCGTGATCGCCCATTCGCCGGAAACCGTCTTCGCAGCGCTTGCCACGGAACCGGAGCCCGTCTAG